A window of the Lactuca sativa cultivar Salinas chromosome 7, Lsat_Salinas_v11, whole genome shotgun sequence genome harbors these coding sequences:
- the LOC111888554 gene encoding uncharacterized protein LOC111888554, producing MAKKGRRSMETEKVDEAKEELQPRVSDVYIRSLVKHLTTNDGGGGGGGSPENEKHFSEINNNTQKPQKPKKQVRRRLHTTRPYQERLLNMAEARREIVAALKFHRASMKQQEAAGGAVTNHHQPPPVQEKKPKSRRILSLYPSTTTDGGAATATTTAANLYWPISATAPPLPPAYHDNLNLFLPSQTLGLNLNFQNFENLDTRFYHTPLSSSSTSSNPVAGKRKETPENSSGGLHHAMGDEEMEEIRSLGEKHQIEWNDTINLMTSARWCSFLKNMEMEEDEGDEFYGFDQVMKFPPWLINGNENSCLQDLNFSDAYMQDPPLPCMDIGEIEGIDGEWLA from the exons ATGGCTAAAAAAGGAAGGAGATCAATGGAAACAGAGAAAGTTGATGAAGCTAAAGAAGAGCTCCAACCACGTGTATCAGATGTTTACATCCGTAGCCTTGTGAAACACTTAACCACCAacgacggtggtggtggtggtggtggatcgCCGGAAAATGAGAAACATTTTAGTGAAATTAATAATAacacccaaaaaccacaaaagcCCAAAAAACAAGTCAGAAGAAGACTTCACACAACTAGACCTTATCAAGAACGACTCCTAAACATGGCAGAAGCCAGAAGAGAAATTGTCGCCGCCCTTAAGTTTCACAGAGCTTCCATGAAACAACAAGAGGCCGCCGGTGGTGCCGTCACTAACCACCACCAACCGCCGCCAGTACAAGAGAAAAAACCAAAATCCCGACGAATTCTCAGCCTTTAtccttccaccaccacggacggCGGtgccgccaccgccaccaccaccgctGCCAATTTGTATTGGCCTATCTCCGCCACTGCACCGCCACTGCCGCCAGCGTACCATGACAACTTAAATTTATTTCTTCCGAGTCAAACTTTGGGATTGAATTTAAATTTTCagaattttgaaaatttagacACCCGTTTTTATCACACACCATTGTCATCATCTTCAACTTCCTCTAATCCGGTGGCTGGAAAACGGAAGGAGACGCCGGAAAATTCCTCCGGCGGGTTGCATCATGCGATGGGAGATGAGGAGATGGAGGAGATACGGTCGTTGGGTGAGAAACACCAGATTGAGTGGAATGACACCATTAATTTGATGACGTCAGCAAGGTGGTGTAGTTTCTTGAAGAATATGGAAATGGAAGAAGATGAAGGAGATGAGTTTTATGGATTTGATCAAGTTATGAAGTTTCCACCATGGCTGATTAATGGAAATGAGAACTCTTGTTTGCAAGATCTTAATTTTTCTGATGCGTACATGCAAGATCCTCCTTTACCTTG CATGGATATAGGTGAAATTGAAGGAATTGATGGGGAGTGGCTAGCCTGA